The Amblyomma americanum isolate KBUSLIRL-KWMA chromosome 2, ASM5285725v1, whole genome shotgun sequence genome contains the following window.
CAgggagcgggacagggcatcagcatcctgatgcttgcggcccgaccgatatacgacatGCATGTTATATCCTTGTAGAAGGAGTGCCCATCGCGCCAAGTGGCCAGAGTTATCTTTtagtgaagaaagccaacataggcTTCTTCTTCACAGCAAGTGCACTTTGGCTGCGGTTCCAGGCCCATGTGAGGGGTCACTTCGGCTGCCTTCAGCACCTCCCAGTCTTGATATCCTTGCTACTGTGGTACTCAGTCAAAACACCTTGTTGCGGGAAGGATGCATTCCAGTTTGGATAGTGGGTAAGCAGAAAAGTTTGGTTTGAAAATAAGTAACAGCACATTTGATTGTTTGGTGAGATAAATTTCATGAGTAGTGTGGTCACTCGAGGAGGATTATGGGCGCCTGCACAAGATCAAGAAATGAAGAGACGAAGTGCTGAATACTCCTCATTGTTCTGTTTTGTTCGTGGTTAATGGGCTTAACATTTGTATAGTTAATACATCTGCTGCAAAAATTgtgtagatttttttttgtctgcatttCTTTCTTGTTTCTGATTGCAAAGCACTCATACAAATATTACCAGTCTTTAACCTTCAACACTGTGCACCCACATAATAAACTTTAGAAATAGTGTTTATGAAGTTCTCAAAATGCAGCTCAGTTACCTACTACTATAACTATTTTGAAGCTATACTGCAACACTGGAAAAAGCTTCACTTCCATGCCAGCACCAGCATATACACTGCCTTTTCAAAACTTTTAGACATGCAGTAGTAATGCGCCAATGCATTTACTCTTACTGATTTCATGCCATTGCTCcaccaatttttatttccttggcGTTTATTTTCAACAAACTACTGAAATCAACCAACGGCACTGTTGGCGCTTTTTTAGCAAGTCTAAAAAGCAAGAAATATCAGCCCGAAGCTTATATTACGCTGATGAACTGCAAGCTGTAGAACATCAGAGACGGATCTTTTATTTGCCTTTTTGTCCCCATAATGTAGTCCCCTATAAGTGTGAATTACCCCCCACTGTCAAGCCCATAGACCCAACTGCGAGCACCACACTCGACCTGCGTATTCAACAGTCGCTCACGTTCACAGTACTATATCATCTGGTACAAGCAATGGCAAAGACTAAATGCTACGATGTCAGCTGGCTCTCGATAACGAAGTTCATTTCAGTTACCTACCATCAAACAGATTTTCTCCATAGATAGGAGTCTTTTTTGTCACACTTTGATCGTGAAGTTTTATTGTGATGTAAGACAGCCAACACAGTGCTTCGTCGAAAGACGCCCCACAAAATTAGCACATAATCCTACGGCGCTGCCCTCGCATTTTCTGTGCAGTGCGAAACAACACGCAGTAGTTAACATTACCGCTCCGTCACATCACTGCGGCTGCTTGTCCGAGACAAATGCATCATACAATGACGTCAAATTCTTCGCTCACCTCACTAGTTGCCCAGCCCTGACGACAGGACATCGGTAGAAATGGGAAGCGGCAACCAAACACTGTCCGTTACAGCGACAGCACACTATGAATGGCCTACGTGCTAGAAGAAAACGCTACAATAGCGACAGTCGGACAAGTGCCATAGGGTACACCCACGGAAGCAGGTGCCCATCGGTGTTGTCAGCGCTAGCAAACCACAGAAAACTGAGAAAGGTCGAAGACGTCCAGCGTAAGGACAACAAGCGAGCGAGGAACAAGAATAGCTTAGCTGCTGCGATATTAGAGACTTCGTGGAAGGTTTGGCAAGAAAAGGAAGCGAGCAGCAACAGATCGTGCGCTGTGATTACTTTCGAGCTGGGCGCGAATTTGGCCCCGCTTCGGCTTGGATTGCTTGACGACTAGCGATATAAAAAAGTGACCAGAAGGGGTGtttgttttattcatttatttcaataaataaattgaaaataataatacAATACTGGTTATGAGCTTAGCTGTGAAATTGACAGGGCTGAAATAGTAGACGTGTAGGCGGCAGTGTAGTCTGAGTGGTGCGTACACAATGCGGCAAGCCACAGTGGACAAAAACGCGCGCAACCTGTGCGTAGCAGAACTCTGTAGCAAAACGTCGACCGCCCCAGAGAGCGGGAAACTAAAACCTGAAACTGCAGTTGTCTTTGTCATAATGCTTAGTTTAAGCTATCGTCATTTTGCAAGTAGCTAATGCAGCCCTTATGCATCCTGCGATATCTGCGGTGTGAGCAGCTCGACATTGCTAATTCAGCATCGAAATGTCAACCACGAAGCCAGTCGCCATGGGGTAAGAAGCTTGTTGTGCCGTTGACGGACTCGCTAAATGTTACTGCTTTATCAAAAAGCTTGAAGCGCTGCGTAGCGAACTTGCAAACGGGGCGGCTTTGGTCAGCGCTATAAAGCATGTTTCCTGCTTAAGGCAGGTAGTCTGGATCACGAGATTGAAATAATTAGAACAAGAAAGGGGTGCAGCGCACTCTTGTTTCAGTGGCATTTTACCATATCCCTagagagaaaaatatataacagCTATATCCTACCTGTACTCTCCTATAAGCACAATCATGGAGGCCAACCTAAAGGGTTCAAATTAAACTCGGGACAacacagcgagtcatggaaaggaaaatgattgctgtaacgataagagacaggaagagagcaaagtgggtcagggaacaagcggggggttaatgacaccctcgtcgaaatgggcttgtgcaggaaatttaatgcgaaggcaagataaccaaggGTAACGgcctggattccaagagaaggcaagcgtagcaggaggcggcagaaggctaggtgggcggatgagattaagaagtttgcgggaataaggtGGCCTTGGCTAgacgggacagggttaattgtatatgaaggaggcctttgtcctgcagtgggcgcagtcacaCTGGTGCTGATAATGCATGTGCAGTGCACTGAAGAGCGTGCGAGATGTCACTTGTCCGCTCACCCTGTAAGGGCAGCAGGCGGGGTCAGAATGATGCCCACTGCATTAAGGGGCTTTATCTTGTCCAAACCGAGTGCGCACAGAGCGGTGTTGGAAAAAAGCTCACTGGGAAGACATTTTGATCAATGGGTGGTAGGCTCTGCTCGGTCAAATTGGTGGCTGCTTGTGAGGTTTAAGCTAGTTAATCTTTGCCTAGCAGACTTGACGACAGGGTTCCCCCTGGCCTCGTTCTGTGATATGCGGTGACAGTTTTCCGTGAAACTTTCGGGAGCAGTGTCAGTTGCTGCTCACTGTTGGGTAGAAGCCAGCAATGGTTTGCCACTGCCAGTCACAAAGCCAATAGTTTATTATATTGGTGCACCACCTCTAAAACACAGTCTTGTGAAGTTCTGTAACATTCAGTTCTGCTACGTAAATCCTCATTTTCAACGCAACAGACCAATGTCTGACAGGTTTATAGTTTATTGCATTAGTTGCAGTCTGAAGAAGTCCCAGCTGCATGGACTTGCACTCTTTTTGGGCCATGAGCAACATAAGAAGACCCTAGAACTTCTACTACTCGGAAAAATCATGTAGTTGGAGCCATATAATGTGTATTTTTTAGAGTTACAGAAATTAGAAAGCTTTGTTATGGGTGTAGGCAGTTCATAATGACAAAACAAAAATGTTTAGTGAAACCCGAGGTTAAGCAACAGCTCGCAGAGTCGGTCACTGTGGTTTTTGTTTTTGCAATTAAATGCCACTATTTTGACATGTTTCTTTTCAGCGAGCAGTAAGCATATAATTTATTCTGAAATATGTGGCCTACATTTGCAATTCATTTGCACACTTGTCAAAGCATACACTATGTAAATGAGGTTTGTCATCTGCCATTGATCCCAGCGTGCTGGCATTGGAATTCAATTCTTCCTTCCCAGGCACGTCTGGTACAGGCTTCAGTTCATTCATATCAAGGCAGCTTTCTCATGAGCCATACATGAGGAATGATTCTTCACTGCTCTTTGGTCAGAGCACGTTATTGGGGTAAAAATGTACTTATTTGTAGGTGATATGCTCATTCAATGCATGGGCAATGCTCATTGTTGAGGGGCAAAATTGAGTGGAGGGAAGTTTTCAACGCCCCAAAGAACACCGTGGGAGGAGCTAATGATAGATGTAGCTCTCCGTACAACACCTTCACATTATGTGCGCTAAGATCATCTGATCACAGCTTCTTTCACCGGTACATGGTGTCAAACCATGGGGATGACTATGGAATATATTTTGAAAAGTGCGGGTGTCCTGTCACAGCAGGTGGGGACTGTGGGTGTGTGACTTAGAAAATAAGGCTTTTAACGTTCATTGGCCAATAGGTCGTCAGAAGGCAATGAAGTTACCTGTGACATTGCATAGTATATTTAGAGCCTTTTGTTTTCGAgttttatttttctgcagttCGAGGCGTAAAAATGGGCAATATTTTTCTACCTCAATTTCGGATGAAAATTGGGCTATGCAGCTCAAGACAGTTTACTATAGCTTTCTGCTAGACATAAAATGCCCCATTTTTTGTTCATTATTTCATAAATAACATAGAAATGACAGGTTCCACTAAAAAATTGTTCAGTAAAGATTTTCATTGTAATCTATTGCAAATATTCTGTTGCATACATTACTAGTCTCCTGCAGAGCATTCCTGCATCTGAACAAGGCCGGTTTGCATTTATTTGTGCAGTACAAAAACATTCAACACGTCACCAACAATGTTAACTACGCACTGTACTTGGATCTTAGTGTCGTAAGTGTAAGTCGCATTTCGTACTGTGACCTCAATAAGATGTCTTGGTATTATGAGTGTTTTGGCCTCTTAACTTCTAAACCGCCCTTTACGAGCTTATCCTCAAACTCATCTACCTGCAGAAAATGAGCATTAAAAGAGGattaaggggctctgaaacaccttccaaggAGAGCACATCAGCTCGCTCAATCACTCCACTATGCTGCAATGGACACCTGAGCCAAGTAATACACTTCTGCATGTAGCAAAGAACCTACAATCGTatgcgaaagttggcgagcccttcttggtgactttttcatgctcgcaccctcctccatcgCTTGCACCTGCGTGTACAAGTTGAGAGATTgctgttggttagattctttcagacgccaggcagctaccatggctgcgGCTAATAAGCTTTGTAGCTCCGcggggtcaggaagctctgccaCCGGTGGTGGGGCTGGCGCAGGAGCGCCGGACTTCCAAGGTGCATAAAGTGACGAGGAGAGAGAAAGGTACAGAcgcgaaattcaaattttgactacaaatAACTCAGTtcctacaaagcgcattaaaaaattcttacaGGACAACATTCGTGAAGCAGCCTGCTTTAACATATCGGCCATACTACAACTTTATTGGAGcgcctttcagagcccctttaaggcttCTAGTCAATCGAAGCCACTTTTTTGGAATACGCATTAAATGTCCACAAATTTGCTAGCAATATCTTCAGGTTTGTGAAATGGAAAATAAACATTGACTAGAAGGCTCTTTTTTAAGATGTCAGGTTTTACCTGATTTTGTAGAAATATGTTTGAGGTACAAGAATTGGGTAAAATCGGGTTTTACTGCAGCGCAGTTCTCTGGTACTGGTAGTTGACGGACGTACAATGTGCAGTCCTGCTCCTGCGTTGACTGTCATGAACCCTTCTCCAGCCCGGCGCGCTCTGTGTGCTGACCAACAGCGACCCAGACGGCTGCTGTTGCAGCTTTACCGCATCAATTCGCATGATTGCCCGGCAATTTTAATGTggcagcgttaaaggccccattcTCTAGGAAATCCGATCTAGgcattgtgagtgaaaaatcatgagcatggctgtggcaggtggtccccagattGCAACTgaggaagcaggtgggccacctaggccacatgACCTTGTAGCGTCATCACAATATGCCCACccgatagtgagcaaactgctccaTGTCAAGTAgcagttaatttaatgattggttgcttgggaagagcaacctgggccgcacaaagcccaccgctgggagcacctgccatcacgtggcagtggtgcattgcttatCTGCTGCACCACTCTGCCAGAAGAGGTAtgtggactcccagggatctatgaatgtgaagtagagaatgaccttctgcatatatgggaaataATGCACTACACTACCACCTCATACCCttagcttaaatgtcccctccaatttttttagtaTTCACCTGTTGGCATCAGCTGGACAGCATATTATTTGAGTGGCACAAAGGGGCAAGGAATTTGCAGTTGCATGATTTTATGAGAGTACACACAACCATGTGTCCTTCAGTGCATAACTCTAGCATTCTGAGGCTTTGGCTATTCCATGGTGGCTAGCTTTGTCTGGCGGCTCTTCCTTCTTGTGTGTCACTCCCGCTAGAATTTTATGCGTGACGCGGACGGGTTGGGAATAATTTTTGTCTGTCTTCCATTTGTGTTTATGTGCTTGTGCTTGAAGGTATTGCTTAAAGAATGCAATTACAGTTCAGTGTAGCCACCTTTAATGgtgaatttttttctgtatattGCCATCTGCTCCTGGTGTTCGTTTTATTTAAGCTTTCAATTTCTGACTGGTTGCGGCCCATACGTCGGGTATGGAGCAGACTGCATTAATGAAATTAAAATGGTCGCTCTCCGTaaagaaaggttcaggaaatcatCTAAGCATTCTGGCAATGGCATACACCCTACCTGTCTCTCATTTCTCTTGTTGCATGCTTTGCAGGAAAAGCCAGGACAGCATCGCTGGCATGTGTCCACTTCTGGCACACATGGAACAACTGTGCAAGAACCTGACAACAGGCTAGTTAATCTCCAGGATAAAAAACAAGCGTAGCTGCCTTAGTGGTCATACAATTACCGCCGTAAGTGAAGCTCTCGTTCGGATAAGTTTTGCCAGAAATTCCTGAAGAAGAAATCCGCGATATCTTGGGCGAAGCGCTGGGAGTTTGCAAGAGTTCGCAGCATCCAACTTTAAATTCGCCAGCACAGCAGCAAAGTACTGAGTTGTCAATGCAAAAGCCGGGAGTTCGAGGCATACGGCAGTAGTCACTCAGAGGCTCACCTGATAGCAGGGAGTTGCAGTCTAAGTCAACAGGGCGGCGTAGAAGTTCGCCGGAAAAGGATGACAAAGCCCACAAAACCTGCCTGGTCGCAGCCTGCGAACTTCGAGGATTGCAACACCAGGATGCTGCTTCACCTCGACGCCTTCACCAGCAAGCAGCTGGGCTCAGAGTGCCCAATCCAGTTGTCGAACTGGATGAGCTAACACCTAAAGAGCTGTCAGTCTGGTGTTCTGGACAGCGACGATCGTCCGCTCGGAATCGGGCTCCAGCGGTAGCGCCACATAGATCCAGTGAGGGCAGTGCTGCATCTCAGCTGAGCGGAGAACCTTGTGATTTAGCATTGcacgctgctgattccatgggcTCTGCACAGCTCAAGAAGGCGCCTTTATTTGGTCCAGGTGGGCCACAAGGAACCACAGCTTCAGATAGCAACACAAGAGACATTGATCACGTGTTGGACGATCAGGCTCGTACAAGCACAGATGAAGAGCATCAGAAGGAGGCTGAGGCTTCTCCGTCACTTCTAGGTCTCCACCATAAGAAACGCCTGTGCGACACCTCTGGCGTCCTTTTTGACAAAAATGCAGCAGCCAAACAACCTGCCAGTGTACCTGTCTCGCAAGTGATCGTCATCCCAGGCACCATGCAGCAGGACGTTCACCAGCAGCCGTCGCCTGCCCTCCAGAGGTCTTCCTCATCCGGGCAAGTGATCACATCGCGAATCGTCTCTCAGGGTACATCGGAAAGTGCTCGGATGTGCATAAAGCCGTCCCGACCAGCTGCATCGTCAGTGAAGCAGCCTCGGGTGCGGTTCACAGCACTGGAAGAAGAGGCTATCGTTTATGGCGTGATGAAATATGGCCGCGGAAGCTGGAAAGAGATACGTGACGAAGGCCTCTTCAACGGACGCCAGCCGACAGAGCTCAGCGACAAATACAGGAACCTGGAGAAGTATAACCACCTCCCTCATGTCAAGCAGCGAGTGAAGGCAAAAATGGGTGCCCACATGAACCCGTTGAAGGAGCTGCGCGCCATTTTGAGGCAGAGGCAGCAGCGTACTGAACCTAGTGAAGGGGATGTCTTCCCTTCTTACGATGATGGCATCACAGCTCCGACTGAGGCCGCTAGAGAAAAACCGGATAAGCCACTGGAAGCCGCCAACCGACCACCACGTTCCGAGTCAGTCAGCACACTTGTGTTGTCTGACGACGATGACGTTGCCTCTCTGAAGAGGCAAGCCTGCTCAAAAGAACTTGCTCGGGGGGCGAGTAGCTCACGTGCGGCAGTTCCGAGCTTGTCTGCTGAACTACCAGGATCTGATGAAAAATGGAGCTCTGATTCTGAGACCGACACCTCTGGGAAGGTTCCTGTGCATGTAGCGCGCAAAGAAAAACAGAAGCGGGTGCCTTTTACGTCACTGGAAACGGAGGCACTGGTCAGTGGCATCATTAAATACGGAAAGGGCAGCTGGGCCCGAATTTTGGCTGAAGGTGGATTCATCGGCAGGACGAGCATCCAGTTGAGTGACAAGTTTCGGAACCTCCAGCAGTATCGCTCCCTTCCTGCTATCATGGAAACTGTTAAGGCAAAGATCGCCCGTGGTGAGGACCCATTGTGGGAGCTGCGAAAAGTGTCCAGTTCTCACTGGAAACTGTGACATTTGCATTCATCTAAAGTGCAGGAATGCGTGCTGCGTGCGGAAGTGTGCAGCGCAGAAAGTAGCACAGACGTTTCAGCATGGCCAGGTTTTGTATAAAGGTTCATTATACAAAACGCATCTCAGAGTGTATTTTTACAGCGCTCTTAGGTTGGCTTTTTAATTTGACCATGGTAGTTCCTTTGGAGCTTGTCATTGTAGTTTTTATATTGCATGTGTAATGCAAATTTATTTTGATTTTAGTTGACACTGAACATTTCTATTGAATTTTAAAAGTGCACCCTGTGACATCTTTACTTAAAATTTATGAGCATCTTTCAAACCTCTATAGTTTTCTATAAATGTACTTGAGCTTTCTAGATTGCTTTTATATGGACGTTTTAATTGGTCAAAAAGACTAACCTTTACGAAATATTAAATTTTGCATAAAGCGACTGTGGCATAGCTCTTCAGGACGCATTGGCCCTTGACTTGTGTGTGAACATATTAGCGGAGGATGTTATGCGGCTGCATTGAGGTGAGCTTTTTCAGTTCTTTTGCATCATCTGATGGGTGGAGGCGCTCACCTTGGGAAATGTTATTTGTACATGAACTGAATTGTGCCAACTGCATGACTGCTCGCTGCAGTATTGTTTTAGTTCACAAACGTACCAGCAGCACTCAAGTGACTTATTCGCGAaatattttagtgcgaaagcacccTGCAATGGGGTCCAACCTCAGCCAAGAAagttgtgtgaagcttgaccttgagggcgaCCCGCACAACCGGAGCTGATTAAAACTCAACCACTTTTTTAGCACATTATGCTTTTAGATCTGGGTCTGTTTGGATCATTGTCCCAAAATCGCAATGATGGTTGATGCTGAAATTTTTCTACGGAGTGCATCCATAGTGCCGGGAAGCATGTgcaagacgctgaaattcaaattttgactacaggtaaCTCAGATTCTGCAAAGTGCATtacaaaaaattggctgtgatttagctctggttaaacctggagtgacgggatAGCTACAGGTGGTCGAATGCATTTCGCTCAGCCGAATTGCAAAGTAAGTCTCgtcgctctgtttcgctgggcgttccttcttcatcttcgtccctggacgtggattcagtTTTGGTGGCTaggcgcgctgcgccgccggaacctgctctgcaccacgtgactaGCCACGGAGCTCaaagggtgccacgctgaagactagaaatgctagcgtaatgtagctattgctacaaaattcTTGCTGTAGGATATTCTTGATCCGGCATTCTTTAATATCCCAGTCGTACGCAACTTTATTTAGAGCCCTTTTCAGAACCGCTTCAACGTGCGTttcagtgacgactgtgaaggTATTTATATTTACCGGTTGTAGGGACGCGCCCCGCGTGCCCTTTAgttttgctttcccgcgatgcagcaACAGCATCGCCTCAAGGGAGGGGCgcattccctggttagttaccgtAACTAACAAGGGCGGGCGCCACATAAAGACTGCTTGCTGTGCGCGCGCGGGACGCAGCAGACATCACGCTGTTCGTCTGGGATCGTCGgtgcgagcggacgtgtcgcccgcggctccgctcttcgccagcggggcgaggaactGACGGGGAGgcttgctcccgtatctcgtcctgTCTGGCTtcgagtatcccttgccctaacgTGGGCGAACAATCGCTCGTAACCTCGCTGGTGAGTTGGGCGAcgtcgattccttagcgtgtcttgttgctagctggcgttattgtagcaataaatgtcggtttgtgtcagccagtgtgtcgttcaatttgttccctcagagcaaggcccgccgtgtaCGCGATCACGAGGTGGGGTCTGGGCGGTTTGAAAaatgtcagccgcgattaaataAGGAAAGCATTTATCCCCCCAAATAAAACCCGCAAGGTATGTTGTGATAGAGAATCTGAGCGACCTCACATCTGCATAGTTCTAGGGCGCTCTTTATTTTTCCACACAGTCGTTTTTCGTCTCGGTCTTCTTTCCAGTCCACTGTATGGATGGATGCACGGACGGGTAGGTAGATGGAAGGAGGGCTGGttgaagccacctagccatgacttgtgaaattttactcttgtcttgattttagccaccaatctgataaccttcgcttggttacttctacccgcttaaaatcttttccttcactgtccttaaaccccaatgctttgaataaaacAGCCCCACTGATTTCCATTgtggggtgaagccctttactgaaaagtatcaagtgttcagccgtttcttcctctccgcacgcaaggCACAACGTGTCTTTCTCGTGGTGCCTAACTGGTACCAGAGCTCTGtttgtttaacctttttcttaaccgataattgctgatttgccccctactgctgtcctgATATCTGCTTGTCAactttctagttcgctttctccatttcatgtcaacattccttaggtacaggtgtctgaaaactttcctatccCACTGCCTTCCCCCCATTTTGCTCAATagctgaaggctggaaatgctaccgtaatgtagctatcgctacaacagCGTTTGCCCAGCAAGTTCGCCGAGCAGTCATGGCCAGTGGAGTCGAGGGACTGCTGCAAGGGTCACAAGTATAGTGAGCTataatattctagttcactatagtcaCAAGTGGGCTTACCGCatgaggtggatttagggttgctagACGATAGAACAAATTGCTGCCCCGTCAACGCAGCGGTTTGGTCCAACACCATTTTCCCAAGAAgttcaccccagaaaagccgagcaccaggccggggaaatcTTGTGCCCCTTAAAAAACCCACTCGAACGAGATCAATAATCTTGTTGGTTCTAACAGATGTTTGTCGTCCTTCcggggtaactaccctccgggtgGTTTCCGTGACAACCACCGACTGATATCGCCTTCTTGCGCTCTGGCTATATTCTCCTCTTTTCTCAGTAAACACGCTCGGCTTGGGGATTCCTCCCTCCACGGTAACTACCCATCCGTTACGCAATCCTCCGCTGACGTCGTACCTTCTTCCTtacacggtaaccaccctccgattGGTTCCCAAGGAAACGCACCCACTGGTTACGACTGCGACATACTATACGTCatgctactattactactaccacGACAACGCGAAGCCCAGGAATGGGCGCTTAACAGGTATCGCTGTAAAAAGAGAGGAGGGAGGGCAGAGAAACGATTCCCACGCGACCGTCACCGCGGCGCAGCAAAGTGCCTTCGCTCTATCTGGGCGGACAAATGAAAATTATCCTGAAAGTAAACATATGCTCCGGAAATCTTGGCCAGGTCAAAATCTGCAGTATAATGTCCGAAATCAATTGTAAGCAAAACATTTTTCCCGTCCTGGGTCACTCGACAAGGTGTGGCTGGTGTGGTGGGTAAAACATTCGGCTGCTGACAGTGGTGGAGCATGCTGCGACACGCATACCGCGGCGGCTCTGAACACGAGAAAAAAGGCGCCAGGGAAGAGTGTCACACGTACGAGAGCTGCATGCGCAGGGGCCAAAACATTAGCTTTCTTTCGATACGCAACGCCTCTCAACGTGATGTTCATCGTGAGTCAACATGTAGAAACAAAGATGGGCCTCCCGCAAAAAGTAATGGCATTACATTACAAGTACTTTCCAAAGTAATTTACTTTTTCATTACTTTTTAGTTTCGGGGCAATAAAAGTTGCGCATTGGTGATAAAAAAATTCCTACGAATTTCTTCGGATTTCTTTGTTTGCATCTCCACTGAGTTTCAAAGTGGTCGCCGGAAATGTCGCCCCTCTTTGAAAAAAgtggggcggatgagattaagaatttagCGGGGACAAGGTGGCCACGGATGGCGCTGGACAGGGTTAATGGATAGacctgggagaggcctttgtcctgcagtgggcgtagtctggctgatggCGATGAAGAAAGGTAGGGCTAGCCCATgaaacagccgctttgctgacgTAGATGAGGTCGCATGCCTGATTCCAGTCTCTTAAGAATTTGCATCCACTGCTTTTTCAGGGGCGCAGACGAGCTGCCAGTTCTATTGTTTTCTGGAGGCACGTTGGCGCACAGAGATTACATGTGGCAtatgttgcccttgagttaaaAATAGGACATCAAATCCGGCCTCAGAAGCGTTCCAGAAAACTCGCGCCCAAGTTTGTTAGATGTCATTTAAGACTTCTCGTCAGTGTGGCGACGTGGCAGTCTATGTGGGGAAGTActcgctcaagcactcgcaggGTGTTTGCACGTATAGGTGCAATATGGCGTGCAATGGTTACGGAGATCTCCTGATGGCCCTGCGCCGCTTCCCTGGAGTGCTGGCTGTTGCTCGCCGCGCGTTTTTCTTGCTTTGCAGACGCTCAACCCCGCAAACGCAAGGCCAAAGCATGGTCGATACAAGAAGGAGCACGGACTCATTATTCAGCAAAATTTGTAATTTGCTAGTAATGAATTACTTCCCATGAAATTACTGCTCCAAAGTGATTTGTTAAATTACTAAATTACCAGTCCAGAAAAGTAttgaattacattacaaattacagAGTAatataatttaattactgtaatggTATTAGAATAAATAAATTACTGCCATATATGCAGTCGCGTCCGTGACGTAAATCTAGTGCTTTTCGGTGGGTCTTGAACTTTTGCCCGCCACAAGGACTATCTGCACTGCAGAATATGACCGAAGGAACCAACATCCTATCTGCCGCGTGGAACTCTTTGCGGGCCATGGGCCGGATAGACATTtg
Protein-coding sequences here:
- the LOC144121278 gene encoding uncharacterized protein LOC144121278, translating into MGSAQLKKAPLFGPGGPQGTTASDSNTRDIDHVLDDQARTSTDEEHQKEAEASPSLLGLHHKKRLCDTSGVLFDKNAAAKQPASVPVSQVIVIPGTMQQDVHQQPSPALQRSSSSGQVITSRIVSQGTSESARMCIKPSRPAASSVKQPRVRFTALEEEAIVYGVMKYGRGSWKEIRDEGLFNGRQPTELSDKYRNLEKYNHLPHVKQRVKAKMGAHMNPLKELRAILRQRQQRTEPSEGDVFPSYDDGITAPTEAAREKPDKPLEAANRPPRSESVSTLVLSDDDDVASLKRQACSKELARGASSSRAAVPSLSAELPGSDEKWSSDSETDTSGKVPVHVARKEKQKRVPFTSLETEALVSGIIKYGKGSWARILAEGGFIGRTSIQLSDKFRNLQQYRSLPAIMETVKAKIARGEDPLWELRKVSSSHWKL